In Pedobacter sp. WC2423, the following are encoded in one genomic region:
- a CDS encoding glycosyltransferase: protein MMNTPYHFKSVTLLITHYNRCKSLERLLKAFKELNCHFGDIVISDDGSEKSQLHYIGKLQEDYTFRLITTPVNKGLGNNINKGQDSVHTEYTLYIQEDFVPKDTFPEHFTDALQIMQQDKQWDMVTLYSYSPYPYMTPYKLGFSEKVFHLAPWYTNNLKFYLYGDHPHLRRSTFLKDFGRYPEGLNGDQTEMQMSFAFIKNKGRCLFYDDHYGLLTQENSAEEPSTATFRKSWKSGNSVPFIAAKWLYAKYKFLKLNAQLLTK, encoded by the coding sequence ATGATGAACACTCCATACCACTTTAAAAGCGTTACTTTACTCATTACCCATTACAATAGATGTAAGTCGCTGGAGCGGCTCCTAAAGGCTTTTAAAGAGTTAAACTGTCATTTCGGCGACATCGTTATTTCTGACGACGGCAGCGAAAAAAGTCAATTGCACTACATCGGAAAACTACAGGAGGATTATACTTTCAGGTTAATTACTACCCCAGTAAATAAAGGATTGGGGAATAATATAAACAAAGGCCAGGATAGCGTCCATACAGAATACACACTGTACATACAGGAAGATTTCGTTCCTAAAGATACTTTCCCCGAACATTTCACCGATGCCCTGCAAATTATGCAGCAAGATAAGCAATGGGATATGGTCACTTTGTATTCCTATTCGCCCTACCCTTATATGACACCATATAAGCTTGGCTTCTCTGAAAAAGTATTTCACCTGGCCCCATGGTATACCAATAACCTGAAGTTTTATCTGTACGGTGACCATCCGCATTTACGCAGATCAACCTTCCTTAAAGACTTTGGCAGATACCCTGAAGGCCTGAATGGTGACCAGACTGAAATGCAGATGAGTTTTGCTTTTATTAAAAACAAAGGCAGGTGCCTTTTCTATGATGATCATTATGGTTTATTGACACAGGAAAATTCAGCAGAAGAACCAAGTACAGCAACTTTCAGGAAATCATGGAAGAGCGGCAATAGTGTTCCTTTTATTGCTGCCAAATGGCTCTATGCAAAATACAAGTTTTTAAAACTTAATGCGCAGCTGCTCACTAAATAA
- a CDS encoding GMC oxidoreductase produces MYISDKNKQLNTYDAIVIGSGISGGWAAMELCKKGLKTLLLERGRDVKHIVDYPTAMLNPWDFKAGLNNTMKDREIDPVQSAAYSPADKHFYVSDAEHPYVQEKPFNWYRGYQVGGRSLTWGRQCYRLSDLDFEANHKDGSGVDWPIRYKDLEQWYSYAESFIGVSGNRENLAQLPDGEFLTPMELNCIEKHLGDSIRKHDEHRLLTIARVANLTRGWDHRGPCQNRNLCNRGCPFGGYFSSNSSTIPAAMATGNLTLRPFSIVTELLFDEHKQKAKGVRVIDTLSHEVHEFYAKIVFVNASTIATAGLLLNSVSPRFPDGFGNGSGQLGHNLMDHHSSAGAYGVHEGYTDQYYKGRRPCGFLIPRYRNLQEDKSLNFKRGYNIQGHGERQEWMDKTQSINGFGEDFKAQLTTPGPWTIWMAGWGECLPYFDNKVSLDNSRKDKWGQPLLKIDFAFRENEHNMMSDIQHTSAEMFEKAGFKNIDTFNYNKPGGSTIHEMGTARMGHDPKTSVLNKFNQMHEAKNVFITDGSCMTSSACQNPSLTYMALTARASQFAYEQLKKGDL; encoded by the coding sequence ATGTACATCAGCGATAAAAATAAACAGCTCAATACTTATGATGCCATCGTAATTGGTTCGGGAATCAGTGGAGGGTGGGCTGCCATGGAACTTTGTAAAAAAGGGTTAAAGACGCTGCTTTTGGAAAGAGGCCGGGATGTGAAACATATAGTGGATTATCCCACTGCAATGCTCAATCCCTGGGATTTTAAAGCAGGGTTGAACAATACCATGAAGGACCGGGAGATTGATCCTGTTCAGAGTGCGGCTTACAGCCCCGCTGACAAACATTTTTATGTCAGTGACGCTGAGCATCCTTATGTACAGGAAAAGCCGTTTAACTGGTACAGAGGCTATCAGGTGGGTGGCAGGTCACTGACCTGGGGCAGACAATGTTACCGGCTGAGTGATCTTGACTTTGAGGCCAACCATAAAGATGGTTCCGGTGTGGACTGGCCAATCCGGTATAAAGACCTGGAGCAGTGGTACAGTTATGCAGAATCATTTATTGGGGTAAGCGGAAACCGGGAAAACCTGGCGCAGTTGCCGGATGGTGAATTTTTAACACCGATGGAGCTGAATTGTATTGAAAAGCATTTGGGCGATTCTATCCGCAAGCATGATGAACACCGGTTATTAACGATTGCAAGAGTGGCTAATTTAACCAGGGGGTGGGATCACCGCGGTCCTTGTCAAAACAGGAATCTTTGTAACAGAGGATGCCCTTTCGGCGGATACTTTAGCAGTAACAGCTCGACTATTCCTGCGGCTATGGCTACGGGTAACCTGACTTTAAGACCGTTTTCGATTGTAACTGAGCTATTGTTTGATGAACATAAGCAAAAGGCTAAAGGAGTGCGGGTAATTGATACTTTAAGCCATGAGGTGCATGAGTTTTATGCGAAGATTGTTTTTGTCAATGCTTCTACTATTGCAACTGCGGGTTTGCTACTGAATTCTGTTTCTCCGAGGTTCCCTGACGGATTCGGTAACGGAAGCGGACAGTTAGGACATAACCTGATGGATCACCATTCTTCGGCGGGTGCATACGGGGTACATGAAGGTTATACAGATCAGTATTATAAAGGAAGAAGGCCCTGCGGATTTTTGATCCCGAGATACAGAAACCTCCAGGAGGATAAAAGCCTGAATTTTAAAAGAGGGTATAACATCCAGGGACATGGTGAACGTCAGGAATGGATGGATAAAACGCAAAGCATAAACGGATTCGGGGAAGATTTTAAAGCGCAGCTGACCACACCAGGCCCATGGACGATATGGATGGCCGGATGGGGGGAATGCCTGCCGTACTTTGATAATAAAGTCTCATTGGATAATTCCCGGAAAGATAAGTGGGGACAGCCCTTACTTAAAATTGACTTTGCTTTCCGTGAAAATGAGCATAACATGATGAGTGATATTCAGCATACCTCTGCCGAAATGTTTGAAAAAGCTGGGTTCAAGAATATTGATACTTTTAATTATAACAAACCGGGAGGTTCAACCATCCATGAAATGGGAACTGCCCGTATGGGACATGACCCCAAAACATCTGTTTTAAACAAGTTTAACCAGATGCATGAGGCGAAGAATGTTTTTATTACTGATGGCAGCTGTATGACGTCCTCTGCCTGTCAGAATCCATCTTTAACTTATATGGCCTTAACTGCAAGAGCGAGCCAGTTTGCTTATGAGCAATTAAAGAAGGGTGACTTATAA
- a CDS encoding glycosyltransferase family 2 protein produces the protein MTKNSNQLISGVTLLITHYNRSESLLRLLKTIAGHDISFEEIIVSDDGSKKEHQDRLKEMQQELGFTLITTPVNKGLGNNINKGMDAVKSPYILYIQEDFVPKAAFITALKDGLEIMKSEGQWDIVRFYSFPWSPYPYLKPYQKGFSKMVFSLLPWYTNHLKFHVYSDHPHLKRAGFTEKFGRYFEAPNGDVTEMKMCRSFLKNKGRALYYKNYKELFEHDNPEDEPGLFRPDKVKTKTYADIKPLYWAYLKYKLMKDTVSFVLNK, from the coding sequence ATGACGAAGAATTCAAATCAGCTTATTTCTGGTGTTACGTTACTCATTACGCATTATAACAGAAGTGAGTCTTTACTGCGGTTGTTAAAAACGATAGCCGGGCATGACATTTCTTTTGAGGAGATTATCGTTTCTGATGACGGCAGTAAAAAGGAACATCAGGATCGTTTAAAAGAGATGCAGCAGGAATTAGGCTTTACGCTGATTACAACCCCGGTTAACAAAGGATTGGGCAACAATATCAACAAAGGTATGGATGCAGTGAAATCTCCTTATATCCTGTACATACAGGAAGATTTTGTACCTAAAGCTGCTTTTATTACGGCCTTAAAAGACGGGCTGGAAATCATGAAATCAGAGGGGCAATGGGATATTGTCCGTTTTTACTCTTTTCCATGGTCACCTTATCCTTATTTGAAGCCTTATCAAAAGGGCTTCTCTAAAATGGTCTTTAGCTTATTGCCATGGTATACCAACCATCTTAAATTTCATGTGTACAGTGATCATCCGCATTTGAAAAGAGCGGGCTTTACAGAGAAGTTCGGCCGTTACTTTGAAGCGCCGAACGGAGATGTTACAGAGATGAAAATGTGCAGGTCTTTCCTGAAAAATAAGGGCAGGGCACTCTATTATAAAAATTATAAGGAGTTGTTTGAACATGATAATCCGGAAGATGAACCCGGACTTTTCAGGCCAGATAAGGTGAAGACCAAAACTTATGCAGATATTAAGCCTTTATACTGGGCTTATCTGAAATATAAACTGATGAAGGATACGGTATCTTTTGTACTGAATAAATAG
- a CDS encoding gluconate 2-dehydrogenase subunit 3 family protein → MDRRLYIKSVFGLVVAGAASFSIFKWVSINRAIVPADLIQKKEMLAELAELIIPQTDTPGAKAAMVEDYILAVMLNCTPAKEQNKFIDGIAELEDYTADQYGKEFLKCSPAERKAVLKHMAENSSGYSYKILNKINNKIFGKPFFLKLRELTVEGYCQSRLGATQGLAYDYIPHTFEACIPLLKNQKSWATK, encoded by the coding sequence GTGGACAGAAGATTATATATTAAGAGTGTCTTCGGTCTGGTTGTAGCAGGAGCAGCTTCTTTTTCTATTTTTAAATGGGTAAGTATAAACAGGGCCATCGTCCCTGCAGATCTGATTCAAAAAAAAGAAATGCTGGCTGAGCTTGCAGAACTGATCATCCCTCAAACGGATACACCGGGAGCAAAAGCTGCGATGGTAGAAGATTATATCCTGGCGGTTATGCTGAACTGTACGCCCGCAAAGGAACAAAACAAGTTTATTGATGGAATTGCCGAATTAGAAGACTATACCGCTGATCAGTATGGTAAAGAGTTTTTGAAATGCAGCCCGGCAGAAAGAAAAGCCGTGTTAAAGCATATGGCTGAAAATTCATCAGGTTATTCTTACAAAATCCTGAATAAGATTAACAACAAGATTTTTGGGAAACCATTTTTCCTGAAGCTCAGAGAACTCACTGTTGAAGGTTATTGTCAATCCCGGTTAGGAGCTACGCAAGGGCTTGCCTATGATTATATACCCCATACTTTTGAAGCCTGTATCCCACTCCTTAAAAACCAGAAATCCTGGGCAACCAAGTAA
- a CDS encoding glycosyltransferase family 8 protein produces METNSRISVVVACDNHYVILMAALLKSIEMNHLSDHIVDIYIVDDHISKTNKSKLTGSLVLKKINLIWLKMSEIIPEGVKLPLVNNSYPLNTYIRLLIPYFMPEEIKKVIFLDVDMIMLDDISNLWNIEIGDKVIGAVNDNAGDHEKTIAEGIENYKELGLDPNQKYFNAGLQLINTKRWLEQDITQKTFDAINNNKKYAGLGDQYGLNISLCGNWHEIDRMWNCFSVCTDPKPKLIHYFHRKPIYKTYAYNYREEFFHYLNLTAWKGFKPIGETTRYMKKINNIFEKIKLLF; encoded by the coding sequence ATGGAAACTAATTCTCGCATATCTGTTGTAGTGGCTTGTGATAATCACTATGTGATCTTAATGGCCGCCTTATTGAAATCAATTGAAATGAATCATTTGAGTGATCATATTGTGGATATTTATATCGTTGATGATCATATCTCTAAAACTAATAAGAGCAAGCTCACCGGATCACTGGTCTTGAAAAAGATTAACCTGATCTGGTTAAAAATGAGTGAGATTATCCCGGAAGGAGTTAAACTGCCACTGGTTAATAATTCCTATCCGCTGAATACTTACATCAGGTTGCTGATTCCTTATTTTATGCCTGAAGAGATTAAAAAAGTTATCTTTTTAGATGTTGACATGATTATGCTGGATGATATCAGTAACTTATGGAATATCGAAATCGGGGATAAGGTGATCGGCGCAGTCAATGATAATGCTGGTGACCATGAGAAAACGATTGCTGAAGGTATCGAAAACTATAAGGAATTAGGGCTTGATCCAAATCAAAAATACTTTAATGCAGGCCTTCAACTGATCAATACAAAGCGGTGGCTGGAGCAGGATATTACGCAGAAAACCTTTGATGCGATCAATAACAATAAAAAATACGCTGGTTTGGGTGATCAGTATGGTCTGAATATATCTTTATGCGGGAACTGGCATGAAATTGACAGAATGTGGAACTGCTTTTCAGTTTGTACAGATCCAAAGCCTAAACTGATCCATTATTTTCATAGAAAGCCTATTTATAAAACCTACGCTTACAACTATAGAGAAGAATTTTTTCATTACCTTAACCTAACCGCATGGAAGGGTTTTAAACCAATCGGAGAAACAACCCGGTATATGAAAAAGATTAATAATATCTTTGAGAAGATAAAACTGTTATTCTAA
- a CDS encoding glycosyltransferase family 2 protein, translating into MPVNAKENLFDDVTLLITHYNRSSSLERLLRTFQEQQVGFKEIIVSDDCSDSAHLGQLEKMAQVYNYRLIKAKINGGLGNNLNKGQLEVKTPYTLYVQEDFIPLPAFAEHFKDAMDMMHAEADLDLVRFYAYGPYPYLKPYQKGFSTMVYKPWFTDKNKIYNYSDHPHLRRSSFFERFGLYTEGIKSDKTEYEMCLSFIQNKGRALFYDQYDSLFLQENSSAEPSTVTRSNWRQSGNPLISLVRLVYRQIKYNYDLHLNTRFKRRK; encoded by the coding sequence ATGCCAGTAAATGCAAAGGAGAACCTGTTTGATGATGTTACCCTGCTGATTACCCACTATAACAGGAGTAGTTCTCTGGAACGCCTGCTGCGTACTTTTCAAGAACAGCAGGTCGGTTTTAAGGAGATTATTGTTTCTGATGACTGTAGTGATAGTGCTCATTTGGGCCAGCTGGAAAAGATGGCACAGGTTTATAACTACAGGCTGATTAAAGCAAAAATCAATGGCGGATTAGGAAATAACCTGAATAAAGGCCAGCTGGAAGTAAAAACGCCTTATACTTTATATGTGCAGGAAGATTTTATTCCGCTGCCTGCTTTTGCGGAGCATTTTAAGGATGCGATGGACATGATGCATGCAGAAGCAGATCTGGACCTGGTCAGATTTTATGCTTATGGCCCTTATCCTTATTTAAAGCCTTATCAAAAAGGTTTCTCTACGATGGTGTACAAGCCATGGTTTACAGATAAAAACAAAATATACAATTATAGTGATCACCCTCATTTGCGCCGTTCTTCATTTTTTGAGCGTTTCGGTCTATATACTGAGGGCATAAAGTCTGACAAAACGGAATATGAAATGTGTTTATCTTTTATTCAAAATAAAGGAAGAGCACTATTTTATGACCAGTATGATAGTTTGTTCTTGCAGGAGAATTCTTCGGCAGAGCCCAGTACAGTAACCAGAAGTAACTGGAGACAAAGCGGGAACCCGTTAATCTCCCTCGTCAGGCTGGTCTACAGGCAAATTAAGTATAACTATGATCTTCATCTCAATACCAGGTTCAAAAGACGTAAATAA
- a CDS encoding beta-1,6-N-acetylglucosaminyltransferase, translating to MRIAYIIIAHKNPEQLNRLLLKMQHPDFDFYIHVDKKVDIRPYEFMGAIEGVKFIQHRSICNWGGYSTLQAMVNSLKEVLLNEKEYGFYNLLSAQDYPLKSNEEINSFFQQNADKSFIYYEAEDSRWWEGAVYRFQRYHLTDFNFSGKFFIENLLNKILPVRKFPLAMKLYGGSKSSWWSINKKSAAYLANYFDSAHKIKKFLKFCWGTDEFVIPTILMNSPQKDYIINDNLRYIDFPDGMANPKILRLADLDKMISSNMLFARKFDTGIDIDILAAIDEHTSQINRA from the coding sequence ATGCGTATAGCTTACATCATAATTGCCCATAAAAATCCTGAACAGCTGAACCGTCTTTTGTTAAAGATGCAGCATCCTGATTTTGATTTTTATATCCACGTAGACAAGAAGGTTGATATCAGGCCTTATGAATTTATGGGAGCTATTGAGGGGGTTAAATTCATACAGCACAGATCAATTTGTAATTGGGGAGGGTATAGTACGCTTCAGGCCATGGTAAATTCCCTGAAAGAAGTATTGCTGAATGAAAAGGAATATGGGTTTTATAACCTGTTAAGTGCCCAGGATTATCCGCTGAAAAGCAATGAAGAGATCAATTCGTTTTTTCAGCAGAATGCAGATAAGTCATTTATCTATTATGAGGCTGAAGATTCCAGGTGGTGGGAAGGCGCAGTTTATAGATTTCAGCGTTATCATCTGACTGACTTTAATTTCAGCGGCAAGTTCTTTATAGAAAACCTGCTGAATAAAATACTTCCTGTACGTAAGTTCCCGCTGGCAATGAAGTTGTACGGAGGAAGCAAGTCGAGCTGGTGGAGCATCAATAAAAAAAGTGCCGCCTATCTCGCTAATTATTTCGACTCAGCGCATAAAATCAAGAAGTTTCTGAAGTTTTGCTGGGGAACAGATGAGTTTGTGATCCCTACCATCTTAATGAATTCACCACAAAAGGATTATATTATCAATGATAACTTACGTTATATAGATTTTCCGGATGGTATGGCGAATCCAAAAATTCTAAGGCTGGCAGATCTGGATAAAATGATTTCTTCTAACATGCTTTTTGCCAGGAAGTTTGATACTGGTATAGATATTGATATTTTAGCTGCAATTGATGAACATACCTCCCAAATTAACCGGGCTTAG
- a CDS encoding glycosyltransferase family 2 protein gives MKHQYNPVWIDQFLYTYEKYEDIDPAVFSAVNKDLDQVQSKEPLVSVVVIAWNEEINILRCVASLSKMVTQIPFEIIVVNNNSKDKTQQTIDQLHVKSFNELTQGAGPARQKGQENALGKYILTADADCFYPEVWVDEMMRVLTQKDVVCVYGRYSFIGEPGFPRWKLRILEKLKDAMAEIRHIKQPYFNTFGISMGYVKEFGLKIGFIKINRRGEDGQLCMDLMRYGKIRQVKSRKARVWTGVRTLSQNGSFYNIVISRIKEDLKRFKYNFITRN, from the coding sequence ATGAAACATCAATATAATCCCGTCTGGATAGATCAGTTTCTTTATACTTATGAGAAGTATGAGGATATTGATCCTGCTGTATTTTCGGCAGTCAATAAGGATCTTGACCAGGTACAAAGTAAAGAGCCGCTGGTAAGTGTGGTCGTAATTGCATGGAATGAGGAGATAAATATCCTGCGCTGTGTGGCTTCTTTGTCTAAAATGGTTACTCAGATCCCTTTTGAGATTATTGTGGTGAATAATAATTCAAAAGATAAAACACAGCAAACGATCGATCAGCTGCATGTGAAATCTTTTAATGAGCTGACCCAGGGTGCAGGGCCGGCCAGACAAAAAGGACAGGAAAATGCTTTGGGCAAATATATCTTAACCGCTGATGCTGACTGCTTTTACCCTGAAGTCTGGGTAGATGAAATGATGCGTGTACTTACACAAAAAGATGTAGTCTGCGTGTATGGAAGATATTCTTTTATCGGAGAACCGGGTTTTCCGAGGTGGAAACTCAGGATATTGGAGAAATTAAAAGATGCCATGGCCGAAATCAGGCATATTAAACAGCCTTATTTCAATACTTTTGGTATCAGTATGGGGTATGTGAAAGAATTTGGCCTTAAAATTGGCTTTATCAAAATCAACAGGAGAGGTGAAGATGGACAACTTTGTATGGATTTGATGCGCTATGGTAAAATCAGGCAGGTAAAATCCAGAAAGGCGCGGGTATGGACAGGAGTAAGAACACTGAGCCAGAACGGATCTTTTTATAATATTGTAATTTCCAGAATCAAAGAAGACCTTAAAAGATTTAAGTATAATTTTATTACGCGAAATTAA
- a CDS encoding methyltransferase, TIGR04325 family gives MFYLLKELAPPIVNTLRWYSFKYGWKGNYKTYEQAKEKCKGYDEDHILNRIIETTYQVKNKEIAYERDGITYDTVQMNFPLLKTLLYIASTHDNELTVIDFGGSLGTTYYQNYPYLKHLKKLKWCIIEQPKFVEAGKKHFENEHIKFYSSIQECLAENKPQLFLICSVLQYIDKPYQLLDEVKETRIPYIMLDYVGYNNSNTDRITIQHVPPVFYGIEASYPCYFFSRAKIQDKLCENYGKEYEFIAANEKYYVQFKPFRYEGSLWKIRPQ, from the coding sequence ATGTTCTATTTATTGAAAGAACTTGCCCCTCCTATTGTAAATACTTTAAGATGGTATAGTTTTAAATATGGCTGGAAAGGTAATTACAAGACCTATGAACAGGCTAAAGAGAAATGCAAAGGTTATGATGAAGATCATATCCTGAACCGGATTATCGAAACGACTTACCAGGTTAAAAATAAGGAGATTGCCTATGAACGGGACGGGATAACCTATGATACCGTTCAGATGAATTTCCCTTTACTCAAAACACTGTTATACATTGCCTCTACTCATGATAATGAGCTGACTGTAATAGACTTTGGCGGCTCTCTGGGCACTACTTATTATCAAAACTATCCCTACCTGAAGCATTTAAAGAAATTAAAGTGGTGCATTATCGAACAGCCAAAATTCGTGGAAGCAGGAAAGAAACACTTTGAGAATGAACATATTAAATTCTACAGCAGCATCCAGGAGTGTCTGGCAGAAAACAAACCTCAGCTCTTTCTGATCTGTAGTGTGCTGCAGTATATTGACAAACCCTATCAATTGCTGGATGAAGTTAAAGAAACCAGAATCCCCTATATTATGCTGGATTATGTAGGCTATAACAACAGCAATACCGACAGGATCACTATTCAGCATGTTCCCCCGGTATTTTACGGAATTGAAGCCTCCTATCCATGCTATTTCTTTAGCAGGGCCAAAATCCAGGATAAACTCTGTGAAAATTACGGGAAAGAATATGAATTCATTGCAGCGAATGAAAAATATTATGTCCAGTTCAAACCATTCCGGTATGAAGGATCATTGTGGAAAATCAGGCCGCAATAG
- a CDS encoding MOP flippase family protein has translation MSNKKLAISGAKWTTISTVVNTVLQFAQIAILARLLEPSSFGIVSISTLVITFLGIFAHFGFSNSIVYKQESDNKVLSTIYFLNLMIGAAMFVIIYFGAPLLVMYYKEPRLLEVLHISAFYFPIVFLGQIYNILLEKELKFKSLALTEIVCSILATTITIILAYKGFQAKSLVFGLLAGQTLKMLVQNVIGRVYFSPVWYFKLKEIKEHLMFGIYNIGDSLLGFANSNMDTILIGGLLGVKELGYYTIASQVAIYPVARICPIIVQICYPIMARMKENLEQLKGAYLKIVDFLSYVNIPLLAGLFLMSANVIPLIYGPGWDATVPLIKIFVFTGIFSCLMYPLSTVAYSTGKPKLLFYLNLITLVIKFPLIYIMAKHYGIMGIAYGFLITTFITLVMNFFLIQFMVGDFMKTFLENIAKPILFSVAMAVVILLYKQFIGNTGTFHTLVQIALGGLVYAGLTLKYKLSFSEIKNLKQSL, from the coding sequence ATGAGTAATAAAAAATTAGCTATCTCCGGTGCAAAATGGACAACCATTTCAACTGTTGTCAATACCGTGCTTCAATTTGCCCAGATAGCGATTTTGGCCAGGTTGCTGGAGCCTTCTTCTTTCGGTATTGTCAGTATCAGTACTTTGGTGATTACCTTTTTGGGGATTTTTGCCCATTTTGGTTTCTCCAACTCTATCGTTTATAAACAGGAAAGTGACAATAAAGTGTTATCTACTATTTATTTTCTGAACCTGATGATCGGTGCTGCGATGTTCGTGATCATTTATTTCGGTGCACCGCTGCTGGTCATGTACTATAAAGAGCCGCGTTTACTGGAAGTACTTCATATTTCCGCTTTTTATTTCCCTATCGTTTTTCTGGGGCAGATTTACAATATCCTGCTGGAAAAAGAACTTAAATTCAAGTCTCTGGCTTTAACGGAAATTGTATGTTCCATATTAGCAACCACAATCACGATTATACTCGCTTATAAAGGCTTTCAGGCCAAGTCATTAGTGTTCGGTCTTTTAGCTGGGCAGACACTCAAAATGCTCGTTCAGAATGTAATTGGAAGGGTATATTTTTCTCCGGTATGGTATTTTAAGCTGAAGGAGATTAAAGAACACCTGATGTTTGGTATCTATAATATCGGGGACAGTCTTTTAGGTTTTGCGAACAGCAATATGGATACGATCCTGATTGGTGGTTTATTAGGGGTCAAAGAACTGGGTTATTACACGATTGCCTCGCAGGTTGCAATTTATCCGGTGGCAAGGATCTGTCCGATTATTGTACAGATCTGTTATCCGATCATGGCCAGAATGAAAGAGAACCTGGAACAGCTGAAAGGTGCCTATCTGAAGATTGTTGATTTTCTTTCTTATGTAAATATTCCGCTGTTGGCCGGCTTATTTTTAATGTCTGCCAACGTGATCCCATTAATTTATGGTCCGGGATGGGATGCGACAGTTCCACTGATTAAGATCTTTGTTTTTACAGGTATATTTTCTTGTCTGATGTACCCGCTTTCTACAGTAGCTTATTCTACGGGTAAACCGAAATTGTTGTTTTACCTGAACCTGATCACCCTGGTGATTAAATTCCCGTTGATTTACATCATGGCCAAACATTATGGAATTATGGGAATTGCTTATGGATTCCTGATCACTACTTTTATCACACTGGTGATGAACTTCTTCCTGATTCAGTTTATGGTGGGTGATTTTATGAAAACGTTTCTGGAAAATATTGCCAAGCCGATTTTATTCAGTGTGGCCATGGCGGTAGTTATCTTATTGTATAAGCAGTTTATAGGAAATACGGGGACTTTCCATACCCTGGTTCAGATTGCTTTGGGTGGACTGGTTTATGCGGGCTTAACATTGAAATATAAATTATCATTCTCTGAAATTAAAAACCTAAAGCAATCCTTGTAA
- a CDS encoding glycosyltransferase family 8 protein yields MEKSDPIAIICVCDNHYAILLAALIKSIEVNHHSGEKLEFFIVEDGITNKNKARIRNASNQELTTIHWMAMSECLPKDAKLPVDKSSLPLNIYTRLFIPHFIPKHIKKIIFLDVDMIMLEDVSKLWHTDLGNNIVGAVQDQFIQVVTRWGGISNYEELGIPADNKYFNAGLMVLDIDKWENADITNKVLTCLTQHKKHAVFQDQYGLNAVLALHWQELDPLWNRFAYSEEERPFLIHFTGRKPIYKSYEFSEKYKEIFFSYLNMTAWKNFKPIGESSRYLKKFYNILEKLRNLVGLK; encoded by the coding sequence ATGGAAAAATCGGATCCTATTGCTATAATTTGTGTTTGTGATAATCACTATGCTATTTTACTGGCAGCATTAATCAAATCTATTGAGGTAAACCATCATTCTGGTGAAAAACTGGAGTTCTTTATCGTAGAAGATGGCATTACCAATAAAAATAAGGCGAGAATACGCAATGCCAGCAATCAGGAGCTCACGACCATTCACTGGATGGCGATGTCAGAATGCCTGCCGAAGGATGCGAAGCTGCCTGTTGACAAAAGCAGTCTGCCCTTAAATATATATACCAGGTTGTTCATCCCTCATTTCATCCCTAAACATATCAAGAAAATCATCTTTCTGGATGTAGACATGATTATGCTGGAAGATGTCAGTAAGTTATGGCATACCGATCTGGGCAATAACATTGTTGGCGCTGTTCAGGATCAGTTTATACAGGTCGTAACCCGTTGGGGTGGAATCAGTAATTACGAAGAATTAGGCATACCAGCCGATAATAAATATTTCAATGCCGGATTAATGGTGCTGGATATTGATAAATGGGAAAATGCAGACATTACCAATAAAGTATTGACCTGCCTTACCCAGCATAAAAAACACGCCGTATTTCAGGATCAGTATGGGCTGAATGCCGTGCTGGCACTCCACTGGCAGGAACTGGATCCACTATGGAACCGTTTTGCTTACTCTGAAGAAGAAAGACCGTTCCTGATCCACTTTACCGGAAGAAAGCCGATTTATAAATCTTATGAATTCAGTGAAAAGTATAAAGAAATATTTTTCTCTTACCTGAACATGACAGCGTGGAAAAACTTCAAACCAATTGGTGAAAGTTCAAGATATTTAAAGAAATTCTATAACATTCTGGAAAAACTCAGAAACCTGGTGGGTCTTAAATAA